A part of Candidatus Macondimonas diazotrophica genomic DNA contains:
- a CDS encoding flavin monoamine oxidase family protein: MILESDPTEMLDVAIIGAGLCGLQLATLLQPSGRRCAVFEARPRVGGRILTLSDGAIDLGPTWFWPRNQPRMTQLVATLGLACFAQHDDGRALFLDASTEVPRTVPAADLHGGAQRLDGGMARLTAALAERLPAGTVRLKHRLQALVQKRDHIEMHLQCGADTTALRARQVVLALPPRLVDETIRFTPELPAPLSAALRETLTWMASAAKAAMQYPVAFWREAGHSGNAFIGHPQAVLCEVFDACNPLNGRAALAGFFDLDPAQRQGLSIHLPRLVRGQFAQLFGPAAADGIVYHYDWAEDPLTCSALDRAEAVTLHPLYGDARLAEPQWGGRLLFGGSESAGRSGGYLEGALEAAARIAAVLAPQAPPTTGAGGARHVEADPPQATTGH; encoded by the coding sequence ATGATCCTGGAAAGCGACCCGACCGAGATGCTCGATGTGGCCATCATCGGCGCCGGTCTGTGCGGCCTGCAGCTGGCCACACTGCTGCAGCCCTCGGGCCGCCGCTGCGCGGTGTTCGAGGCCCGCCCGCGCGTCGGCGGGCGCATTCTCACCCTGAGCGACGGTGCCATCGACCTCGGCCCCACCTGGTTCTGGCCACGCAACCAGCCGCGGATGACGCAGCTCGTGGCGACGCTGGGCCTGGCCTGCTTCGCGCAGCATGACGACGGCCGGGCGCTGTTTCTCGACGCATCGACCGAGGTGCCGCGCACCGTGCCGGCCGCCGATCTGCACGGCGGCGCGCAGCGCCTCGACGGCGGCATGGCCCGGCTGACCGCCGCTCTGGCCGAACGGCTTCCGGCCGGCACCGTGCGCTTGAAGCATCGGCTGCAGGCACTGGTCCAAAAGCGCGACCACATCGAGATGCACCTGCAATGCGGCGCGGATACCACCGCGCTGCGCGCGCGACAGGTGGTGCTGGCGCTGCCGCCGCGGCTGGTGGACGAAACCATCCGTTTCACGCCCGAGCTGCCGGCGCCACTGAGCGCCGCACTGCGCGAAACCCTGACCTGGATGGCGAGCGCGGCCAAGGCGGCAATGCAATACCCTGTGGCGTTCTGGCGCGAGGCGGGTCATAGCGGCAACGCCTTCATCGGCCACCCACAGGCGGTGCTGTGCGAGGTATTCGATGCCTGCAACCCCCTGAACGGCCGGGCGGCACTCGCTGGCTTTTTCGATCTCGATCCGGCGCAGCGCCAAGGGCTCTCGATTCACCTGCCGCGGCTGGTGCGCGGCCAGTTCGCGCAGTTGTTCGGCCCCGCAGCAGCGGACGGCATCGTGTATCACTACGACTGGGCCGAGGATCCCCTGACCTGCAGCGCACTCGACCGGGCCGAGGCGGTGACGCTGCATCCGCTCTACGGCGATGCACGCCTAGCCGAGCCGCAGTGGGGCGGACGGCTGCTGTTCGGCGGCAGCGAAAGCGCCGGGCGCAGCGGAGGCTATCTCGAAGGCGCGCTCGAAGCGGCGGCGCGGATCGCTGCAGTGCTCGCTCCGCAGGCCCCGCCCACGACCGGCGCCGGCGGCGCGCGACACGTCGAGGCGGACCCACCACAGGCCACAACCGGCCACTGA
- a CDS encoding Rieske 2Fe-2S domain-containing protein: MATAQVRMAGLSESVHAWRLWIVAFQTLCKQKYLAEGESVPFLIDGAEVLVLWPDGGQPRAFVGRCPHEGQSLVNNSDFNGRILVCTVHGWVFNGRTGEGLSPTGCRLREFPLRLTDDGRVEIDLVAA; this comes from the coding sequence ATGGCCACGGCGCAGGTGCGCATGGCTGGTTTGTCGGAATCCGTTCATGCGTGGAGGCTGTGGATTGTGGCTTTTCAGACGTTGTGCAAACAAAAATACCTCGCCGAGGGCGAGTCGGTGCCGTTTCTGATCGATGGTGCGGAAGTGCTGGTGCTGTGGCCCGACGGCGGTCAGCCGCGCGCCTTCGTCGGGCGTTGCCCGCACGAGGGCCAGTCGCTGGTCAACAACTCGGATTTCAACGGCCGCATCCTGGTCTGCACGGTGCACGGCTGGGTCTTCAACGGTCGTACCGGCGAGGGGCTGAGCCCGACCGGCTGCCGGCTGCGCGAGTTTCCGCTGCGCCTGACCGACGACGGCCGGGTCGAGATCGACCTCGTCGCCGCGTGA
- a CDS encoding Rieske 2Fe-2S domain-containing protein — MNFTTICTTDAVREGAMGLFQVGRKSVLLLWPTGGELKAYRGRCPHADMPLTGATFDGRAVRCPHHQWGFDAASGKCVTHAVRNVLHAYPLRIEGEAIQVDVGPVKPPRQPA, encoded by the coding sequence ATGAACTTCACCACCATCTGCACCACCGACGCCGTGCGCGAGGGCGCCATGGGCCTGTTCCAGGTCGGCCGGAAAAGCGTGCTGCTGCTGTGGCCGACCGGCGGCGAGCTCAAGGCCTACCGTGGCCGCTGCCCGCATGCGGACATGCCGCTCACCGGCGCCACCTTCGACGGCCGGGCGGTGCGTTGCCCGCATCACCAGTGGGGTTTCGATGCGGCCAGCGGCAAGTGTGTGACACACGCCGTACGCAACGTGCTGCATGCCTATCCGCTGCGCATCGAGGGCGAGGCGATCCAGGTCGACGTCGGCCCGGTGAAGCCGCCGCGCCAGCCGGCCTGA
- a CDS encoding glutathione S-transferase family protein, producing MAMKFYMTPGSCSTGIHILLETLELPFEAWVLNLPAGDHLKPEYLAINPRGTIPTLVPDDGPPLTDFRSIALWLAARYPRARLLPDDPPLAARAVELLDFALGQLHGEGFTRIFTAERYLAEPGTRAREDVTAHGREIVMQAFGALEKRLPDEGYAAGERFTIADAALFYNAFWADRTEIPLPPRVAAYYRRLRALPVVRQVLAEEGYRS from the coding sequence ATGGCCATGAAGTTCTACATGACGCCCGGTTCCTGCTCGACCGGCATCCACATCCTGCTGGAAACACTGGAGCTGCCGTTCGAGGCGTGGGTGCTGAACCTGCCGGCCGGCGATCATCTGAAGCCCGAGTACCTCGCCATCAACCCGCGCGGCACCATCCCGACGCTGGTGCCGGACGACGGCCCGCCGCTCACCGACTTTCGCTCGATCGCGCTGTGGCTCGCCGCACGCTACCCGCGTGCCCGGCTGCTGCCGGACGATCCACCGCTCGCGGCGCGGGCGGTGGAGCTGCTCGACTTCGCGCTCGGCCAGCTGCACGGCGAGGGCTTCACGCGCATCTTCACCGCCGAACGCTACCTCGCCGAACCCGGCACGCGGGCGCGCGAGGACGTGACGGCGCACGGGCGCGAGATCGTCATGCAGGCCTTCGGGGCACTCGAAAAGCGCCTGCCGGACGAGGGCTACGCGGCCGGCGAGCGCTTCACCATCGCCGACGCCGCACTGTTCTACAACGCATTCTGGGCCGACAGGACGGAAATCCCGCTGCCGCCGCGCGTGGCGGCCTACTACCGGCGCCTGCGCGCGCTGCCGGTGGTGCGCCAGGTGCTGGCCGAGGAGGGGTATCGGTCGTGA
- the apaG gene encoding Co2+/Mg2+ efflux protein ApaG, translating into MSNTLTRGVRIIAEPRFVPEQSDPDSGLFVFGYHIIIRNEGETPVQLRSRHWIITNGEGAVEEVRGPGVVGYQPIIAPGESFQYVSGCPLDTPVGTLHGSFQMVEAQGNAFDARIAPFRLMVPNILQ; encoded by the coding sequence GTGAGCAATACCCTGACCCGCGGCGTCCGCATCATCGCCGAGCCCCGCTTCGTGCCAGAGCAGTCCGATCCCGACAGCGGCCTGTTCGTCTTCGGCTATCACATCATCATCCGCAACGAGGGCGAGACTCCGGTCCAGCTCCGCTCGCGCCACTGGATCATCACCAACGGGGAGGGCGCCGTCGAGGAAGTGCGCGGCCCCGGCGTGGTGGGCTACCAGCCGATCATCGCGCCCGGCGAATCGTTTCAGTATGTCAGCGGCTGCCCGCTCGACACACCGGTCGGCACCCTGCACGGCAGCTTTCAGATGGTGGAAGCCCAAGGCAATGCGTTCGATGCCCGCATCGCGCCGTTTCGGCTGATGGTGCCGAACATCCTGCAGTGA